From Trueperella pecoris, a single genomic window includes:
- a CDS encoding HIT family protein yields the protein MSSIFTKIIAGEIPGQFVWVDDVCVVMATIEPVRPGHVMVVPRAEVAKFNDVEPSAFAHMMQVAQVIASAQEKAFDVPRAIVSILGFEVPHTHVHVVPAESEEAAQFHGVQAANPQDIARAMDKLRTALVEAGYEEQVRAAQ from the coding sequence ATGAGTAGCATTTTTACGAAGATCATTGCGGGTGAGATTCCCGGTCAGTTCGTCTGGGTCGACGACGTCTGCGTCGTCATGGCCACGATCGAACCGGTGCGCCCGGGCCACGTGATGGTTGTGCCACGCGCCGAGGTAGCCAAGTTTAACGACGTCGAACCGAGCGCTTTCGCCCACATGATGCAGGTTGCGCAGGTGATTGCGTCCGCGCAGGAAAAGGCGTTCGACGTGCCCCGAGCGATCGTGTCAATCCTCGGCTTTGAGGTACCCCACACCCACGTGCACGTGGTTCCCGCCGAGTCCGAAGAGGCGGCGCAATTCCATGGCGTGCAGGCAGCTAACCCGCAAGACATCGCCCGCGCGATGGACAAGCTCCGCACAGCGCTCGTGGAGGCGGGCTACGAGGAGCAGGTGCGGGCCGCACAATAG
- the leuS gene encoding leucine--tRNA ligase, whose amino-acid sequence MSITPSHRYTAELANEIEKKWQDRWEQDETFNAPNPVGDLAAADGEIPEESYYLLDMFPYPSGKGLHVGHPLGYIATDTLARFARMQGKNVLYTMGYDAFGLPAEQYAVQTGQHPRVTTEENIANMRRQLRRLGMSHEQRRSVATTDEDFVSWTQWIFLQIYNSWYDETAPGRREGTVGRARPITELVDEYARGTVPTPDGRPWKELDEAERRAALDARRLAYIDYAPVNWCPGLGTVLANEEVTAEGRSERGNFPVFKRELRQWMMRITAYADRLAEDLDLVDWPEKVRLMQRNWIGKSHGAEVTFTAHTADGDVQLTVFTTRPDTLFGATFMVVSPEHPMLAGAGVPREWPEGTKQAWTGDGGTPVGAVMDYQRAASMKSDMARADDDREKTGVFTGIYATNPVNGKQIPVFTADYVMMGYGTGAIMAVPAHDQRDFDFAKAYDLDIVPTMKPEEGFDWESAWTADGEIIDSANEEISLNGMFKAEAVSAMSAWLAEKGIGRATISYRLRDWLFSRQRYWGEPFPVVYDENGNAHALPESMLPVDLPDTPDYSPRSFDPDDATSNPEPPLGRLQDWVNVELDLGDGVKKYTRDTNTMPNWAGSCWYELRYLDPHNAEAFVDPAVEEYWMGPREGKASGGTDLYVGGVEHAVLHLLYARFWHKVLFDLGFLSSCEPFHKLFNQGYVQAYAYTDSRGQYVPADEVEEVAAGDGSGEVTYVYNGEKVKREYGKMGKSLKNIVTPDEMAEQYGADTFRLYEMSMGPLDVDRPWETRAVVGSQRFLQRLWRNIINEETGELVVTDAEPDLETAKLLARTIVGVREDFEAMRINTAIAKMIMLNNHLTGRDVPRPVAEALVLMVAPVAPHVAEELWSRLGHGKTLAFEAFPKVEDESLLADDTVTAIVQVKGKVRDRLEVPADISAADLQTRALASDKVAKFLEGEPRKVIVREPNLVNIVP is encoded by the coding sequence ATGAGCATTACGCCGTCGCATCGTTATACGGCTGAGCTTGCCAACGAGATCGAAAAGAAGTGGCAGGATCGTTGGGAACAGGACGAGACGTTCAACGCGCCGAACCCGGTGGGGGACCTCGCCGCTGCAGACGGTGAGATTCCCGAGGAGTCCTACTACCTGCTCGATATGTTCCCGTACCCGTCCGGCAAGGGCCTGCACGTGGGCCACCCGCTCGGCTATATTGCGACCGATACGCTCGCACGCTTCGCGCGCATGCAGGGCAAGAACGTCTTGTACACCATGGGCTACGACGCCTTCGGCCTGCCCGCCGAGCAGTATGCCGTCCAAACCGGCCAGCATCCCCGCGTGACCACGGAAGAAAACATTGCCAACATGCGCCGCCAGCTGCGCCGGCTTGGTATGTCCCACGAGCAGCGCCGCTCGGTGGCGACGACGGACGAGGATTTCGTCTCCTGGACGCAGTGGATCTTCCTCCAGATCTACAATTCGTGGTACGACGAGACCGCTCCGGGTCGTCGCGAAGGGACCGTCGGGCGTGCTCGCCCGATTACGGAGCTTGTCGACGAATACGCCCGCGGCACCGTGCCCACCCCCGACGGGCGGCCCTGGAAGGAACTGGACGAAGCTGAGCGCCGCGCCGCGCTCGATGCTCGTCGTCTGGCCTACATCGACTACGCCCCGGTGAACTGGTGCCCGGGGCTCGGGACCGTGCTGGCAAACGAGGAAGTCACCGCCGAGGGACGCTCCGAACGGGGCAACTTCCCGGTGTTTAAGCGCGAGCTTCGCCAGTGGATGATGCGGATCACGGCGTACGCCGATCGTCTCGCTGAGGACCTGGATCTGGTGGATTGGCCAGAAAAGGTTCGCCTCATGCAGCGCAACTGGATCGGCAAGTCCCACGGCGCAGAGGTCACCTTTACGGCCCATACCGCCGACGGCGACGTCCAGCTCACCGTCTTCACCACCCGCCCCGACACCCTGTTCGGTGCGACTTTCATGGTGGTCTCGCCCGAGCATCCGATGCTGGCAGGTGCCGGCGTGCCGCGCGAGTGGCCAGAAGGCACCAAGCAGGCATGGACGGGCGATGGAGGTACGCCCGTTGGCGCCGTCATGGACTATCAGCGTGCGGCCTCGATGAAGTCCGATATGGCGCGCGCCGACGACGACCGCGAAAAGACCGGCGTCTTCACCGGTATCTACGCCACGAACCCCGTCAACGGCAAGCAGATCCCGGTATTCACCGCAGACTACGTGATGATGGGCTACGGCACGGGCGCGATCATGGCCGTGCCAGCTCACGACCAGCGCGATTTTGATTTCGCCAAGGCCTACGACCTCGACATCGTGCCCACGATGAAACCCGAAGAGGGCTTCGACTGGGAGAGCGCGTGGACCGCCGACGGCGAAATCATCGATTCGGCGAACGAGGAGATCTCGCTCAACGGCATGTTCAAGGCCGAGGCAGTGTCCGCAATGAGCGCATGGCTCGCTGAGAAGGGCATCGGCCGGGCCACGATTTCTTACCGACTGCGTGACTGGCTCTTCTCTCGTCAGCGCTATTGGGGTGAGCCCTTCCCGGTGGTCTACGACGAAAACGGCAACGCACACGCGCTGCCCGAGTCCATGCTGCCCGTCGACCTGCCGGACACGCCCGACTATTCTCCGCGGTCCTTCGACCCGGACGACGCGACCTCGAACCCGGAGCCCCCGCTTGGGCGCCTGCAGGATTGGGTCAACGTCGAACTCGACCTAGGCGATGGCGTGAAGAAGTACACCCGTGACACAAACACGATGCCCAACTGGGCCGGTTCGTGCTGGTATGAGCTTCGTTACCTCGATCCGCACAACGCCGAGGCATTCGTGGACCCGGCGGTGGAGGAGTACTGGATGGGGCCACGCGAAGGCAAGGCCTCCGGCGGTACGGACCTGTACGTGGGCGGCGTCGAGCACGCGGTGCTTCACCTGCTCTACGCACGCTTCTGGCACAAGGTACTCTTTGACCTCGGCTTCCTGTCATCGTGCGAGCCCTTCCACAAGCTGTTCAATCAGGGCTACGTGCAGGCATACGCCTACACGGATTCCCGCGGCCAGTACGTCCCGGCCGACGAGGTGGAGGAAGTTGCTGCGGGCGACGGCTCGGGAGAGGTGACCTACGTCTACAACGGTGAGAAGGTCAAGCGTGAGTACGGCAAGATGGGTAAGTCCCTGAAGAACATCGTCACTCCCGATGAGATGGCTGAACAGTACGGCGCCGATACCTTCCGCCTGTACGAGATGTCGATGGGACCCCTCGACGTCGACCGCCCGTGGGAGACCCGTGCAGTGGTTGGCTCCCAGCGTTTCCTCCAGCGTCTGTGGCGCAACATCATCAACGAGGAAACCGGCGAGCTGGTGGTGACCGATGCAGAGCCTGATCTGGAGACCGCCAAGCTGCTCGCCCGCACGATCGTGGGCGTGCGTGAGGACTTTGAGGCCATGCGCATCAATACCGCGATCGCGAAGATGATCATGCTCAACAATCACCTCACCGGCCGCGACGTGCCGCGTCCGGTTGCCGAGGCTCTTGTGCTGATGGTCGCTCCGGTTGCCCCGCACGTCGCTGAAGAACTGTGGAGCCGCCTCGGCCATGGCAAGACTCTTGCATTCGAAGCCTTCCCGAAGGTGGAGGACGAGTCATTGCTGGCCGATGACACGGTCACGGCCATCGTGCAGGTTAAGGGTAAGGTCCGCGATCGCCTCGAGGTGCCGGCCGACATTTCGGCAGCGGACCTGCAGACGCGGGCCCTGGCATCGGACAAGGTTGCCAAGTTCTTGGAAGGTGAACCCCGAAAGGTCATCGTTCGCGAGCCGAACCTCGTCAACATCGTTCCGTAG
- a CDS encoding DeoD-type purine-nucleoside phosphorylase: MATPHINAEKGDFAPAVLMPGDPKRAERMAQMLMPDAKVVSDVRGIKAFTGTVDGKPLSIMASGMGQPSLGIYATELFTQFDVQRIIRVGTCGGLSEKVKVGDVVIANGAHYEGVMNTYLIPQTHFSAVASYNLVKAAAEAAGDDPDVVVAPVISRDRFYNVPAEVNDAAAKVGTAGAEMESGALYGIASLYGKEALTVLTVSDHMTVPGQDMTAEERETNFVKALKLAVAAALS, encoded by the coding sequence ATGGCAACGCCACACATTAACGCAGAAAAGGGCGATTTCGCCCCCGCAGTCCTTATGCCCGGCGATCCCAAGCGTGCCGAGCGCATGGCTCAGATGCTCATGCCGGACGCGAAGGTTGTCTCGGACGTCCGCGGCATCAAGGCCTTCACCGGAACTGTCGACGGCAAGCCGCTGTCCATTATGGCCTCGGGCATGGGCCAGCCTTCCTTGGGCATCTACGCCACTGAGCTCTTCACCCAGTTCGATGTTCAGCGCATCATCCGCGTGGGAACCTGCGGTGGCCTGTCGGAGAAGGTCAAAGTTGGTGACGTCGTCATCGCCAATGGCGCTCACTACGAGGGCGTCATGAACACCTACCTCATTCCCCAAACCCACTTCTCGGCAGTCGCCTCCTACAACCTGGTCAAGGCCGCGGCAGAGGCCGCCGGGGACGACCCAGATGTCGTCGTTGCGCCCGTGATCTCCCGCGACCGCTTCTACAACGTCCCGGCCGAGGTCAACGACGCCGCCGCGAAGGTCGGCACCGCCGGCGCAGAAATGGAGTCCGGCGCGCTGTACGGCATCGCGTCGCTCTACGGCAAGGAAGCCCTGACGGTTCTGACCGTGTCGGATCACATGACCGTGCCTGGTCAGGACATGACGGCCGAGGAGCGCGAGACGAACTTCGTCAAGGCCCTCAAGCTCGCCGTGGCGGCAGCCCTGTCCTAA
- a CDS encoding metal-dependent transcriptional regulator produces the protein MADLTASNEDYLKTIWSISEWSGDEVVPTELARRMGLSPSTVTEAVKKLAAQGLVDHRRYGPIRLTELGQREALRMVRKHRLIETFLHSQLGYAWQELHEEAEALEHSVSDRFVDAVDDVLGHPLRDPHGDPIPRPDGTMPAMDVFLLHEVPTGEDVRIEQVDDDDADVLTFLGDLGVCPSTTAAILSQTPVLGLTTISIDGRDVSLPLPAARRIRVTIKPQ, from the coding sequence ATGGCAGATCTGACAGCCTCGAATGAGGACTACCTCAAGACGATCTGGTCCATCTCCGAATGGTCAGGCGATGAGGTAGTCCCCACCGAACTTGCACGCCGAATGGGCCTGAGCCCCTCGACCGTCACTGAGGCGGTCAAGAAGCTTGCCGCCCAGGGCCTCGTGGACCACCGGCGTTACGGCCCGATTCGCCTCACGGAACTCGGGCAGCGCGAAGCGTTACGCATGGTGCGCAAGCACCGCCTCATCGAGACGTTCCTCCACAGCCAACTCGGCTACGCTTGGCAGGAGCTTCATGAGGAAGCCGAGGCGCTCGAGCATTCGGTCTCCGACCGTTTCGTCGATGCCGTTGACGACGTGCTAGGCCATCCCCTCCGCGATCCGCATGGAGATCCGATCCCGCGCCCGGACGGCACGATGCCGGCCATGGACGTCTTTCTTCTTCATGAGGTGCCGACAGGCGAGGATGTGCGAATCGAGCAAGTTGACGATGACGACGCCGACGTGCTGACCTTCCTTGGGGACTTGGGCGTATGCCCCTCGACCACCGCGGCCATCCTTTCACAGACCCCAGTATTGGGCCTGACGACGATTTCGATCGACGGCCGTGACGTGTCCCTCCCCCTCCCGGCGGCTCGCCGTATCCGCGTCACCATCAAGCCACAGTAG
- a CDS encoding AI-2E family transporter produces MDERDKTKGLTPEPSTKVTVSSTRTTNVVEHRSPVPAALETTAGWAWRIIVITIMVVGMGWVAFRFSLILVALMIALLIAVVLEPMTSALKNRWNWPPAAAAAVGVVGLVLVILGLLIGAGTGIVAGVSDLADQVKEGMSALVDLLIQKFPHLQDTLSEAWAKGQKAIQDNASSLIGGVAAVGASVTSFLTGLVLTLFSLFFFLKDGRRLWHWIVRLTPRSQHNRVNEAGIRAWVTIGNYTRTQAIVAVVDAVGIAIVAMALRTPLSLAFPIGVVVFLFAFIPIVGAFLSGFLAVLIVLVNTQSVPLALLMLAGVILIQQIEGNVLQPILQGNALNMHALAIVLIVAGGSAVAGIFGALFAVPLAAAINTAILYLRGHDIYPYLNKMENRPGGRPRDFTEYSAEHWQIFDEQVAQHLTPKERRARRKGLPEETEA; encoded by the coding sequence ATGGACGAAAGAGACAAGACCAAGGGTTTGACACCCGAACCGAGCACAAAAGTCACGGTGAGTTCCACCCGAACAACCAACGTCGTCGAGCATCGCTCCCCCGTGCCCGCCGCCCTTGAAACCACGGCAGGTTGGGCGTGGCGCATCATCGTCATCACCATCATGGTTGTTGGCATGGGCTGGGTCGCTTTCAGGTTCTCGTTAATTCTGGTAGCGCTCATGATCGCCTTGCTTATCGCCGTCGTACTGGAGCCGATGACCTCGGCCTTGAAGAATAGATGGAATTGGCCCCCGGCTGCCGCGGCCGCCGTCGGCGTCGTTGGCCTGGTCCTCGTCATCCTCGGGTTGCTCATCGGTGCAGGAACCGGAATCGTTGCAGGAGTGAGCGACCTGGCTGACCAGGTCAAGGAGGGCATGTCGGCCCTGGTTGACCTCCTGATCCAGAAGTTCCCACACTTGCAAGACACGCTGAGCGAGGCCTGGGCCAAGGGTCAAAAGGCCATTCAGGATAACGCTTCGTCCCTCATCGGCGGGGTCGCCGCGGTGGGCGCCAGCGTGACGAGCTTCCTCACCGGCCTTGTGCTGACGCTGTTTTCCCTCTTCTTCTTTCTCAAGGACGGGCGGCGCCTGTGGCACTGGATCGTGCGGCTGACCCCGCGCTCGCAGCACAACCGAGTCAATGAGGCCGGCATCCGGGCATGGGTGACGATCGGCAACTACACACGCACTCAGGCGATTGTCGCCGTGGTCGACGCCGTCGGCATCGCCATCGTCGCCATGGCACTTCGCACGCCGCTCAGCCTTGCGTTCCCCATCGGCGTCGTCGTCTTCCTCTTCGCTTTCATCCCGATCGTGGGCGCTTTCCTGTCAGGTTTCCTTGCGGTCCTCATTGTCCTCGTCAACACTCAGTCGGTTCCGTTGGCGCTGCTCATGCTCGCTGGCGTGATTCTCATCCAGCAGATCGAGGGCAACGTCCTTCAGCCCATACTCCAAGGTAATGCGCTCAATATGCATGCGTTGGCGATCGTTCTAATCGTGGCCGGCGGCTCGGCTGTGGCCGGCATTTTCGGCGCGCTCTTCGCCGTTCCGCTCGCCGCGGCGATCAACACGGCCATCTTGTACCTGCGTGGTCACGACATCTACCCGTACCTGAACAAGATGGAGAATCGTCCGGGCGGACGTCCACGCGACTTCACCGAGTATTCGGCCGAGCATTGGCAGATCTTCGACGAGCAGGTCGCCCAACACCTGACTCCGAAAGAGCGCCGCGCACGGCGCAAGGGCCTGCCCGAAGAGACTGAGGCATAA
- a CDS encoding HAD-IIB family hydrolase yields the protein MYSLLAFDLDDTLAPSKSPLPARMAAALRALLAIRDVCVISGGNFEQFENQLLAGLDASPEELSRLHLMPTCGTRYMKYDAGAWAPVYVRDLTDEERSEAMAAVEEEARRLGLWESEVWGEILEDRGSQITFSALGQQAPLEAKRAWDPTGEKKEKLRAAVAVRLPDLEVRSGGSTSVDITRKGVDKAYGIAQLVLETGMPIDRMLFIGDRLDEGGNDYPVKRLGIDTHAVTGWEDTVAFVEEYVAGGRTESHV from the coding sequence ATGTATTCGCTTCTCGCTTTTGACCTAGACGACACCCTCGCACCGTCGAAATCGCCGCTTCCTGCGCGCATGGCTGCCGCGTTGCGGGCGTTGCTTGCCATTCGCGACGTGTGCGTCATCTCTGGCGGTAACTTCGAACAGTTCGAAAACCAGCTTCTTGCCGGGCTCGACGCCAGCCCGGAAGAGCTCTCGCGCCTGCATCTGATGCCAACGTGCGGCACGCGCTACATGAAGTACGACGCCGGAGCGTGGGCGCCCGTGTACGTTCGCGACCTGACCGACGAGGAACGCTCCGAGGCTATGGCGGCGGTCGAGGAAGAGGCCAGACGCTTGGGGCTATGGGAGAGCGAGGTCTGGGGCGAGATCCTCGAAGACCGCGGGTCTCAGATCACGTTCTCCGCGCTCGGGCAGCAGGCGCCTCTCGAGGCGAAGCGTGCCTGGGACCCAACTGGTGAGAAGAAGGAAAAGCTACGCGCCGCCGTCGCCGTCCGCCTTCCTGACCTTGAAGTGCGTTCGGGCGGTTCGACCTCGGTAGATATCACCCGCAAGGGAGTGGACAAGGCCTATGGGATCGCCCAGCTAGTGCTCGAGACGGGCATGCCCATTGATCGCATGCTTTTTATCGGCGATCGTCTCGATGAGGGGGGCAACGACTATCCGGTCAAGCGCCTGGGCATCGACACACACGCCGTCACCGGGTGGGAAGACACCGTAGCATTTGTTGAAGAGTATGTAGCCGGCGGGCGGACGGAGTCACATGTATAA
- a CDS encoding aldose 1-epimerase: protein MASTDISKVEKFGHAAWEIVSPTGARALVSERGATLLSWQPEPGVELLAAHESREELESGAGARSMILAPWAGPIADGTYTFDGQDITVDEAVRAYSLAYRQDFRVTSAGTTLSMATLIEPSESYPWKCEVAVHYSLDSGADREEHLSITLEAKNLSDTAAPMTVGWHPYVKIPGMSTVSHLSISVPARTKILCDRRGIPLPGESAYAGVNMPMEIEYLGSTSMNDYYRGLVPDNYGVVATRVVGQPSNASIELTQEPGEAAVVHVDTGDKLERDPRKAIALAPMSAVPDSFNRPDAVGSVRVEAGQSRQMTATLTYVK, encoded by the coding sequence ATGGCATCAACAGACATCTCAAAGGTCGAAAAATTTGGACACGCAGCCTGGGAGATTGTCTCACCGACCGGCGCGCGAGCGCTCGTCTCGGAGCGTGGTGCCACGCTCCTGTCATGGCAACCCGAGCCGGGCGTTGAGCTCCTGGCGGCGCACGAGTCGAGGGAAGAGCTAGAGTCCGGCGCTGGAGCACGGTCCATGATTCTCGCGCCCTGGGCGGGCCCGATCGCGGACGGTACCTACACCTTTGACGGCCAGGACATCACGGTTGACGAGGCTGTGCGCGCCTATTCGCTGGCTTATCGTCAAGACTTCCGCGTCACGTCGGCTGGAACCACCCTGTCGATGGCGACGCTCATCGAGCCCTCAGAATCTTATCCGTGGAAGTGCGAGGTCGCCGTCCATTACTCCCTCGACTCGGGTGCTGATCGTGAGGAGCATTTGTCGATCACGTTGGAGGCGAAGAACCTCTCCGACACGGCCGCGCCGATGACGGTTGGCTGGCACCCTTACGTGAAGATTCCAGGAATGTCGACGGTCTCTCACTTGAGTATCTCCGTTCCCGCCCGCACGAAGATTCTGTGCGACCGCCGGGGGATTCCGCTTCCCGGCGAGTCTGCCTACGCTGGCGTCAACATGCCGATGGAAATCGAATACCTAGGCTCGACCTCCATGAATGACTATTACCGCGGCCTTGTTCCCGACAACTACGGCGTGGTTGCCACGCGCGTGGTCGGCCAACCTTCGAACGCCTCGATTGAGCTGACCCAGGAGCCGGGTGAGGCCGCCGTCGTTCACGTCGATACCGGTGACAAGCTAGAACGCGATCCGCGCAAGGCCATTGCTCTTGCTCCCATGTCGGCAGTTCCCGATTCGTTCAACCGCCCTGATGCGGTGGGATCGGTACGCGTTGAGGCAGGCCAGTCCCGCCAGATGACGGCGACTCTGACCTACGTGAAGTAG
- a CDS encoding vitamin K epoxide reductase family protein, which translates to MYKEEDLDIAELDRRIAKFEARASEHESAGGASRETALLILIAAAVGMLASAMLILSELSYVKNPAGHLVCDINPLFGCSTWFTAWQGHLLLGTPNALWGALFFAGMTALGFVLALGGRLPRLLWQGALAGSSLGIVWVMWFAYESFAVEGSLCPYCLLVWLATIPLFLTLLGRAAQAGHLGQSAQAFGSAMVRNRWVILGGTYFALGLFTVVWFWDAWALVF; encoded by the coding sequence ATGTATAAGGAAGAAGACCTCGATATCGCGGAGCTAGATCGCCGCATCGCCAAATTCGAGGCGCGCGCCAGCGAGCACGAAAGCGCCGGGGGAGCGTCCCGCGAGACGGCGCTCCTCATCCTCATCGCGGCGGCGGTGGGCATGCTGGCCTCGGCGATGCTCATCCTGTCCGAGCTGAGTTACGTGAAGAATCCGGCCGGCCATCTGGTCTGCGACATCAACCCGCTCTTCGGGTGCTCGACCTGGTTCACCGCTTGGCAGGGCCACCTGCTTCTCGGCACGCCCAACGCCCTGTGGGGAGCATTGTTTTTCGCAGGCATGACGGCCCTCGGATTCGTGCTCGCCCTCGGCGGGCGGCTACCGCGGCTACTGTGGCAAGGCGCCCTTGCGGGCAGTAGCCTCGGTATCGTGTGGGTTATGTGGTTTGCCTACGAATCCTTCGCCGTTGAGGGATCGCTGTGCCCGTACTGCCTGCTCGTATGGCTAGCGACCATCCCGCTATTCCTGACCCTCCTCGGGCGCGCTGCGCAGGCGGGACACCTGGGCCAGTCCGCGCAAGCATTCGGTTCGGCGATGGTTCGCAACCGCTGGGTGATCCTCGGAGGAACCTACTTCGCGTTGGGCCTCTTCACCGTCGTGTGGTTCTGGGACGCCTGGGCGCTCGTGTTTTAG